A region of Campylobacter suis DNA encodes the following proteins:
- a CDS encoding sensor histidine kinase has translation MMKRLFSYSKSVDFKLYVVIILASLLFLVFGVKFYHEVKTQLVNLSDVNKITTAQNIVKSFDAWINERTNALSVISKIIENSYLLDDENELNSILKTMLVVSKNFDMVQILKNDGEIYVNGERYKDESVVPKSERTNLLWYIQTIQTNAPTINYMPNHTILKVPTLNICVPNHKNSDVVAVLCGVVKLEDIFTNIKNFELAQNVYAFLLTHNGEILTKMDNEDTKNKIEYRTKEMFLNQSDVSGFTIDSSFISLSEIPDLNWYIGVGASESRQMSEILAFAQKNSLTLLSAFILLILFANFLHNYMYKRVRDKNREYEILLEHKAKMAETGELIAGINHQFIQPVNSLNIMISSLLMLEQEGNLDKTMLREILRSGEGSVKMLKDTIEIFRNFYKTSENIDSFSLKQSIKNLLMLMHTELSRANVSVVVTEFDDVLLRQKDNIIQQILLILIHNAKDAVVERYADDITKRQIILDAKIDEMQCRICVIESGIGVSKGMVDKIFNAPKTTKKTGNGIGLYFGKKLANEKINGDIVLKQMANPTIFELSFQRNLENLI, from the coding sequence ATGATGAAAAGATTGTTTAGCTATAGCAAGAGTGTGGATTTTAAGTTGTATGTTGTTATCATCCTAGCTAGCCTGCTGTTTTTAGTTTTTGGTGTGAAATTTTATCACGAAGTTAAAACTCAACTTGTAAATTTATCCGATGTTAATAAAATCACAACAGCACAAAATATCGTAAAGTCTTTTGATGCATGGATAAATGAACGTACAAATGCACTAAGCGTAATCTCTAAAATTATAGAAAACTCATATTTGTTAGATGATGAAAATGAGTTAAATTCCATTTTAAAAACTATGCTCGTGGTTTCTAAAAATTTTGATATGGTTCAGATTTTAAAAAATGATGGTGAAATTTATGTAAATGGTGAACGCTATAAAGATGAGTCTGTCGTTCCAAAATCAGAGCGAACAAACCTTCTTTGGTATATACAAACCATTCAAACAAATGCTCCCACTATAAACTATATGCCAAATCACACCATCTTAAAAGTCCCAACGCTCAATATCTGCGTGCCAAACCATAAAAACTCAGATGTCGTGGCTGTGCTTTGTGGAGTTGTAAAGCTTGAAGATATTTTTACAAACATTAAAAATTTTGAGCTAGCGCAAAATGTCTATGCTTTTTTACTAACGCACAACGGCGAAATTTTAACCAAAATGGATAATGAAGATACTAAAAATAAGATAGAATACCGCACAAAGGAGATGTTTTTAAACCAAAGCGATGTAAGTGGCTTTACTATAGATAGTAGTTTTATCTCGCTTTCTGAGATACCAGACCTTAACTGGTACATCGGTGTTGGTGCGTCTGAGTCAAGACAGATGAGTGAAATTTTAGCCTTTGCCCAGAAAAACTCACTAACTTTGCTTAGTGCTTTTATCTTGCTCATTTTATTTGCAAATTTTTTGCATAACTATATGTATAAAAGGGTTAGGGATAAAAACCGTGAGTATGAAATTTTACTAGAGCACAAAGCTAAAATGGCAGAAACAGGCGAGCTGATAGCAGGCATAAACCATCAGTTTATCCAGCCTGTAAACTCACTAAATATCATGATCTCATCGCTTTTAATGCTAGAACAAGAGGGAAATTTGGACAAAACAATGTTGCGTGAAATTTTACGAAGTGGCGAAGGCTCTGTAAAAATGCTTAAGGACACGATAGAGATATTTAGAAATTTTTATAAAACTAGCGAAAATATCGATAGCTTTAGCCTAAAGCAAAGCATAAAAAACCTACTCATGCTTATGCACACGGAGCTTAGCCGAGCAAATGTAAGTGTTGTCGTAACAGAGTTTGATGATGTACTTCTTAGACAAAAGGATAATATAATCCAGCAAATTTTGCTTATACTTATTCATAACGCAAAAGATGCTGTCGTTGAAAGATATGCTGATGACATCACAAAAAGGCAAATCATCTTAGATGCAAAGATCGATGAAATGCAGTGTAGAATTTGCGTCATTGAAAGCGGCATAGGAGTTAGTAAAGGTATGGTTGATAAAATCTTTAACGCACCAAAAACTACGAAAAAAACGGGTAATGGCATAGGGCTTTACTTTGGCAAAAAACTAGCAAATGAAAAAATAAACGGCGATATAGTCTTAAAACAAATGGCAAACCCAACTATCTTTGAGCTAAGCTTTCAAAGAAATTTAGAAAATTTGATATAA
- a CDS encoding 16S rRNA (uracil(1498)-N(3))-methyltransferase has protein sequence MKFLFEPDAGKELLELVNEPFLHLKARRLQAGQRLELRNLKDKKAYLYEIISFGRRSATLELIFSSINETKTYPLALAWAVVDPKIIEKTLPFLSELGVGKIIFVYTKFSQANFKLDVERFERICALSCEQSGRESLIEFEIFKTLDDFLKTYKDVALVNFGGKSFENYKNELLFIGPEGGFSADEVAKFSSSYAPMSKDILRSQTAIVATAAKLAF, from the coding sequence ATGAAATTTTTATTTGAGCCAGACGCTGGCAAAGAGCTTCTAGAGCTTGTAAACGAGCCATTTTTGCACCTTAAGGCTAGGCGCTTACAGGCTGGACAAAGGCTTGAGTTAAGAAATTTAAAAGATAAAAAAGCGTACTTGTATGAGATTATCTCTTTTGGGCGCAGAAGTGCTACTTTAGAGCTTATTTTTAGCTCAATAAATGAAACAAAAACTTATCCATTAGCACTTGCCTGGGCGGTGGTTGATCCAAAAATCATCGAAAAAACTTTGCCATTTTTGAGTGAGCTCGGGGTTGGTAAGATCATTTTTGTTTATACAAAATTTTCTCAGGCAAATTTTAAGCTTGATGTGGAGCGTTTTGAGCGTATCTGTGCACTTTCTTGCGAACAGTCTGGCAGAGAGAGCTTGATAGAGTTTGAGATTTTTAAAACTTTGGATGATTTTTTGAAAACATATAAAGATGTTGCGCTTGTCAATTTTGGCGGAAAAAGCTTTGAAAACTATAAAAATGAACTTCTTTTTATTGGTCCAGAAGGTGGTTTTAGTGCCGATGAGGTGGCAAAATTTAGCTCTTCTTACGCTCCAATGAGTAAGGATATATTGCGCTCGCAAACAGCTATAGTAGCAACGGCAGCTAAGCTAGCTTTCTAA
- the rlmB gene encoding 23S rRNA (guanosine(2251)-2'-O)-methyltransferase RlmB gives MIIYGKQLFLHILTNHADKIEEVYLAKECDKPLFSKICGTGATIKRVDNQKAQSMAHGGNHQGFLAKVAEYEFATFSQVKKLDRIAVFYGISDVGNIGAMVRSAYALGVEGVVVVTKNINIEGVLRASSGAAYELPIVLFEDGLTLINELKQAGFCTYATASGGKNVSEIKFKSRTALIMGSEGDGIPKKAVAKCDECVGISLKNGWDSLNVSAAFAIICDRMINE, from the coding sequence ATGATAATATATGGAAAACAGCTATTTTTACACATTTTAACCAACCATGCTGACAAGATCGAGGAAGTTTATCTTGCCAAAGAGTGTGATAAGCCACTTTTTTCTAAAATTTGTGGAACAGGTGCAACGATAAAGCGGGTTGATAACCAAAAGGCGCAGTCTATGGCACATGGTGGCAACCATCAAGGTTTTTTAGCCAAGGTTGCAGAGTATGAGTTTGCCACATTTTCGCAGGTGAAAAAACTTGATCGTATCGCTGTATTTTACGGTATTAGCGATGTTGGAAACATCGGAGCTATGGTGCGTTCGGCTTACGCGCTTGGTGTTGAGGGTGTTGTTGTGGTTACTAAAAATATAAATATAGAGGGTGTGCTTCGTGCCAGTAGTGGGGCTGCATACGAGCTTCCTATAGTGCTTTTTGAGGACGGACTAACGCTTATAAATGAGCTAAAGCAAGCTGGTTTTTGCACCTATGCAACAGCTAGTGGTGGGAAAAATGTCAGTGAAATAAAATTTAAAAGTCGTACCGCCTTAATAATGGGCAGTGAAGGCGATGGGATACCAAAAAAAGCAGTCGCAAAATGCGATGAGTGCGTTGGTATAAGCCTGAAAAATGGTTGGGATTCACTAAATGTAAGTGCTGCATTTGCGATAATTTGTGATAGGATGATCAATGAATGA
- a CDS encoding 7-carboxy-7-deazaguanine synthase QueE → MALRLVESFLSIQGEGKYQGRLAVFLRFFGCNLRCEGFGVSAISPKTGERIVGCDTIRAVSSHFDAPAIKNANELILIVRNLEANLAQKPIVVITGGEPLLHYKEPVFLEFLEQILLTNDVHFETNGTILVDFEKFPLYKKCYFAISVKLENSAESEQKRINAVALNAIKAHAKDSFYKFVLCAKDSEKTQIDKILAICKNEVWCMPMGADKNELVKNAISVANFAIKHGYNYSERVHIRLWDKKEGV, encoded by the coding sequence ATGGCGCTTAGGCTGGTAGAGAGTTTTTTAAGTATTCAAGGCGAGGGTAAATATCAAGGAAGGCTTGCTGTTTTTTTACGCTTTTTTGGGTGTAACTTACGCTGTGAGGGTTTTGGCGTGAGTGCTATCTCCCCAAAAACTGGGGAGAGGATAGTTGGCTGCGATACCATTAGGGCTGTTTCAAGCCATTTTGACGCACCAGCTATAAAAAATGCTAATGAACTCATCTTGATAGTCCGAAATTTAGAGGCAAATTTGGCACAAAAACCTATCGTTGTTATAACTGGTGGAGAGCCTCTTTTACATTATAAAGAGCCTGTATTTTTAGAGTTTTTGGAACAAATTTTGCTCACAAATGATGTGCATTTTGAAACAAATGGCACAATTTTAGTTGATTTTGAAAAATTTCCACTATATAAAAAGTGTTATTTTGCTATTAGCGTAAAGCTAGAAAACAGCGCAGAGAGCGAGCAAAAGCGCATAAATGCAGTTGCTTTAAACGCTATAAAAGCTCACGCAAAAGACAGCTTTTATAAATTTGTCCTTTGCGCAAAAGACAGTGAAAAAACACAGATAGATAAAATTCTAGCCATTTGTAAAAATGAAGTTTGGTGTATGCCAATGGGTGCAGATAAGAATGAGCTAGTAAAAAATGCCATAAGTGTTGCAAATTTTGCCATAAAACATGGGTATAACTACTCAGAGCGCGTTCATATCAGGCTTTGGGACAAAAAAGAGGGTGTATGA
- a CDS encoding sensor histidine kinase, translated as MKLTSSSLCITNSGEGMSKEQIAKIFDRYTRFNANQGGFGIGLSVVKECCKNNDINIQCQSSPNSDTTFMLSWK; from the coding sequence ATAAAACTCACATCAAGCTCGCTTTGCATTACAAACTCAGGCGAAGGCATGAGTAAGGAACAAATAGCTAAAATTTTTGACAGATATACAAGATTTAACGCAAATCAAGGCGGATTTGGCATAGGGCTAAGCGTAGTAAAAGAGTGTTGTAAAAACAACGATATAAACATACAGTGTCAAAGCTCACCAAACTCAGATACTACATTTATGCTAAGTTGGAAGTAA
- the moaA gene encoding GTP 3',8-cyclase MoaA encodes MLIDGHGRVVDYLRISVTQRCNFRCRYCMPTTPFSWTPKENLLSFEELFLFIKVAIDEGVKKIRITGGEPLVRKDLDKFIGMISEYKPDIDLAITTNGFMLRHYAKRLKEAGLKRINMSLDTLDSKKAEFIAQKGVLHEVLAGFDAALEAGLKVKLNTVALKGINDDEIVSLLEFARANNSQIRYIEYMENTHAKDDLKGLKAAEILDIIGKKYHFEQAEKLPSAPASLFKLDDGYTFGIIDPHKHDFCESCNRIRLTAEGFLIPCLYFEDAMSIKEAVQRGDIVAASEILRKVLANKPEKNKWEIGEQSEISTRAFYQTGG; translated from the coding sequence ATGCTAATAGACGGACATGGTAGAGTTGTTGATTATTTGCGTATTTCAGTAACGCAGCGATGTAACTTTCGCTGTCGATACTGCATGCCAACAACACCCTTTAGCTGGACTCCAAAGGAGAATTTGCTAAGCTTTGAGGAGCTATTTTTGTTTATCAAGGTGGCTATCGATGAGGGTGTAAAAAAGATTCGCATTACTGGCGGTGAGCCGTTAGTTCGTAAAGATCTTGATAAATTTATAGGTATGATAAGTGAGTACAAGCCAGACATTGATCTTGCGATAACCACAAATGGCTTTATGTTGCGCCATTATGCAAAAAGATTAAAAGAGGCTGGGCTAAAGCGCATAAATATGTCGCTTGATACGCTTGATAGCAAAAAGGCTGAATTTATCGCTCAAAAAGGTGTTTTGCACGAAGTTTTGGCTGGTTTTGACGCTGCGCTTGAGGCTGGATTAAAAGTAAAGCTAAACACAGTTGCTTTAAAGGGCATAAATGACGACGAGATAGTGAGTTTACTAGAGTTTGCGCGTGCAAATAACAGTCAAATTCGCTATATCGAATATATGGAAAACACGCACGCCAAAGATGACTTAAAAGGATTAAAGGCTGCTGAAATTTTAGATATCATCGGTAAAAAATATCACTTTGAGCAAGCTGAAAAGCTACCAAGTGCTCCAGCATCGCTGTTTAAGCTAGATGATGGATACACTTTTGGTATCATTGATCCGCATAAGCATGACTTTTGTGAGAGCTGTAACCGCATACGCTTAACTGCCGAGGGCTTTTTGATACCTTGTTTGTATTTTGAAGATGCGATGAGCATAAAAGAGGCTGTTCAGCGTGGAGATATAGTGGCTGCGAGTGAAATTTTACGCAAGGTATTAGCCAATAAACCAGAGAAAAATAAGTGGGAGATCGGTGAGCAAAGTGAGATCTCAACGCGTGCATTTTATCAGACAGGTGGTTGA
- the rsmI gene encoding 16S rRNA (cytidine(1402)-2'-O)-methyltransferase, producing MIYFVPTPIGNLKDISLHALDVLRGCESIICEDTRLSKLLINLLNDRFDAGINIRNFYSLHTHNEQDFFANLDIKIFDKDVAFVSDAGMPGISDPGVSLVRYAQQNDIKYEVLSGSSASLLALVASGLVDKEFIFLGFLPNTGKERAQAIQNALNLAYPAIIYESPKRILALVESIEKFDENREIFLIKEATKKFETKFRASAKKMVEILSCANLNGEWCVVVNKSKNVSTETIGINDIKDLDIAPKIKAKLLAKISGESAKKIYENLISQKS from the coding sequence TTGATCTATTTTGTTCCTACTCCGATAGGAAATTTAAAAGATATTTCGCTCCACGCACTTGATGTTTTGCGTGGTTGCGAGAGTATCATTTGTGAAGATACTAGACTTTCAAAATTACTTATAAATCTACTAAATGACCGATTTGATGCGGGCATTAATATCCGAAATTTCTACTCTTTGCACACTCATAATGAGCAGGATTTTTTTGCAAATTTAGATATTAAAATTTTTGACAAAGATGTTGCTTTTGTTAGTGATGCTGGCATGCCAGGCATTAGCGATCCTGGTGTTTCTCTTGTTCGTTATGCGCAGCAAAATGATATAAAATATGAAGTCCTTTCTGGCTCATCTGCCTCACTTCTTGCTTTGGTTGCAAGTGGATTGGTTGATAAGGAGTTTATATTTTTGGGCTTTTTACCAAATACTGGTAAAGAGCGTGCTCAAGCTATTCAAAATGCTTTAAACTTGGCGTATCCAGCTATAATTTATGAGAGTCCAAAGCGAATTTTAGCCCTTGTTGAAAGTATCGAAAAATTTGATGAAAATAGAGAGATCTTTTTGATAAAAGAGGCAACAAAAAAATTTGAAACAAAATTTAGAGCAAGTGCTAAAAAAATGGTTGAAATTTTATCTTGTGCAAATTTAAATGGCGAGTGGTGTGTAGTAGTTAATAAAAGCAAAAATGTATCAACTGAAACAATTGGCATTAACGATATAAAAGATCTTGATATTGCCCCAAAAATCAAAGCAAAACTACTTGCCAAGATTAGTGGTGAAAGCGCCAAAAAAATCTATGAAAATTTAATCTCACAAAAATCCTAA
- the rpmE gene encoding 50S ribosomal protein L31, protein MKKEIHPSYVEATVTCACGNTFKTKSNKSEIRVDICSECHPFFTGSEKIVDSAGRVEKFKKKYALK, encoded by the coding sequence ATGAAAAAAGAGATCCATCCTAGCTATGTTGAAGCTACTGTTACTTGTGCTTGTGGCAACACTTTTAAGACAAAGTCAAACAAAAGCGAGATTAGAGTTGATATTTGCTCTGAATGCCATCCATTTTTTACAGGTAGCGAGAAGATAGTTGATAGTGCTGGTCGCGTAGAGAAATTTAAGAAAAAATACGCTCTAAAATAA
- a CDS encoding histidine kinase dimerization/phospho-acceptor domain-containing protein: protein MAYFFNDEYLNKKQMIISEEVKNLKEIKMGVYMKATMNSFEDVEIYASQKGVNLCIISENNQTLYQNSTCDLPKESIFLSDDRVGIYENIQNMQGETSELAKARIIILGKDIKSELFALKAKIFGEILAILLAMLAVAFVLTRLALKPLYEKIKTLNNFIKDATHEINTPLSIVLMSTETMDESTLNKRNLNRVNNINLAAKSLHNVYEDLLYLNFKPSMRKSVTIDFKTLLNERIEYFGIFFEKRALNVSKNLQNATIKASEPELIRIVITY, encoded by the coding sequence TTGGCTTATTTTTTCAATGATGAGTACTTAAATAAAAAGCAGATGATTATCAGTGAAGAGGTTAAAAATTTAAAAGAGATAAAAATGGGTGTGTATATGAAAGCTACTATGAATAGCTTTGAAGATGTTGAAATTTACGCATCGCAAAAAGGCGTAAATCTTTGCATAATCTCTGAAAATAACCAAACGCTTTATCAAAATAGCACTTGTGATCTACCAAAAGAGAGTATATTTTTAAGTGATGATAGGGTGGGAATTTATGAAAATATACAAAATATGCAAGGCGAAACTAGCGAGCTTGCTAAGGCTAGGATCATAATCCTTGGCAAAGATATAAAAAGCGAACTTTTTGCGTTAAAAGCTAAAATTTTTGGTGAAATTTTAGCCATTTTGTTAGCTATGCTTGCAGTTGCATTTGTGCTGACAAGGCTTGCTTTAAAGCCACTTTATGAAAAGATAAAAACACTAAATAACTTCATAAAAGACGCGACGCATGAGATAAATACCCCGCTTAGTATAGTGCTTATGAGTACCGAAACGATGGATGAATCAACCCTAAATAAGCGCAATTTAAACCGTGTAAATAATATAAATTTAGCCGCAAAAAGCCTGCATAATGTCTATGAAGACCTGCTTTATCTAAATTTCAAGCCAAGCATGCGAAAAAGCGTAACGATAGACTTTAAAACGCTACTTAACGAGCGCATAGAGTACTTTGGAATTTTTTTCGAAAAAAGAGCTTTAAATGTGAGTAAAAATTTACAAAATGCTACGATAAAAGCTAGTGAGCCAGAGCTTATACGCATAGTGATAACTTACTAA
- a CDS encoding 6-pyruvoyl trahydropterin synthase family protein yields the protein MIIRKMFKFENAHIVRFCSSKRCRTSIHGHSYRAEILLSSNFLDNAGMVYDFGLMKKNIKTIIDSFDHATTIFSGDSDEYKNDLKRHSERWIEVSQNPSAEQFCRIFFVIIDKLLKISVMQNGEKDVKIHSVIVHETDTGYAQCFQEDAYNKQMGEIKLDEIIFSQAIIDEWEDKELFEKIKKKQAIINEKDV from the coding sequence ATGATAATTAGGAAGATGTTTAAATTTGAAAATGCTCATATAGTGCGGTTTTGTAGTTCAAAACGCTGCAGAACAAGCATACATGGACACAGTTATAGAGCTGAAATTTTACTTAGTTCAAATTTTTTAGATAACGCTGGTATGGTTTATGACTTTGGTTTAATGAAAAAAAATATTAAAACTATAATTGATAGCTTTGATCATGCGACGACTATATTTTCAGGTGATAGCGATGAGTACAAAAATGATCTAAAGCGCCACTCTGAGCGTTGGATAGAGGTTTCGCAAAATCCATCTGCAGAGCAGTTTTGTCGGATATTTTTTGTCATCATCGATAAGCTTTTAAAAATTTCTGTTATGCAAAATGGCGAAAAAGATGTCAAAATCCATAGCGTTATCGTGCATGAAACAGACACCGGATATGCTCAGTGCTTTCAAGAAGACGCTTATAATAAGCAAATGGGTGAGATAAAGCTAGACGAGATTATCTTTTCGCAAGCGATTATCGATGAGTGGGAAGATAAAGAACTTTTTGAAAAAATAAAGAAAAAACAAGCTATTATAAATGAAAAGGATGTTTAA
- a CDS encoding winged helix-turn-helix domain-containing protein, with protein MMKNILAIKPHQKFIVFTSFDTDNNLLKSIEAGAAMFLKKPIDMQVLRSMLLTLSAKSEEKLIKIDENLSINLQKERIFKNGNEVYLTFLQNKLFWLFAYNLNKLVSYEMISEYVYENEPVSKSAIQNVILRLKKELGIKIKNISEAGYMLTSVE; from the coding sequence ATGATGAAAAATATCCTAGCCATAAAGCCTCATCAAAAATTTATCGTCTTTACAAGTTTTGATACTGACAACAACTTACTAAAAAGCATAGAAGCAGGAGCTGCGATGTTTCTTAAAAAGCCTATCGATATGCAAGTGCTTCGCTCCATGCTACTAACCCTTAGCGCAAAAAGCGAGGAAAAATTAATTAAAATAGATGAAAATTTAAGTATAAATTTGCAAAAAGAGAGAATTTTTAAAAACGGAAATGAAGTTTATCTAACTTTTTTACAAAATAAACTTTTTTGGCTCTTTGCCTACAACCTAAACAAGCTAGTAAGTTATGAGATGATAAGCGAGTATGTCTATGAAAACGAACCTGTTAGCAAAAGTGCTATACAAAATGTCATCTTGCGGCTTAAAAAAGAGCTTGGTATAAAGATAAAAAATATCTCAGAAGCAGGGTATATGCTAACTTCGGTAGAGTAA